The Pseudomonadota bacterium region CGCATGCGACTCGGCGATCGCGTCAGCGCCGGCGGCGTTGTGGCCGCTGATCAGGTCGTCCGGGTCCCGAGCGGTTTGCAGCAAGTCGAACGAGCGGACCACGGTCTCGTCGAGGAACACGTCGAGCTGATCAGCCAAGCCCTTCGATGACGCCCAGCGGCGTTCGATGTTTGCGATCGCCTGCGTCGTGATGGCCCTGATGGCGGCGCGGATCAACGCGTCCTTGCTGCCAAAGGCATCGTAGAGCGTTTGACGTGACACACCGGCCTCCTCGGCGATATCGGCCATCGCCGACTTGCGCACACCGAAATGCACGAAACACCGAATCGCTGCAGCAATGATGCGCTGATGGGTTTCGGACTCGGACACGTCAGGGGTGACTGGTTGGGTGTTTACGTGCCTGGCAGTCTATCACTTGACAGACTGCCTAAATTTGTAAAAACTTATGTACATATAATGTCTATTTGTAAACCTCGAGGTGTATCCCAATGATCGGCAACGTGGTGTCCAACATGATGGTCAAACCGGGCCAATCGCCGCTGTTCGACACGCCGGCGGCACACGGTCTGGCATTCGAGGATGTGCGTTTCTCTGCCGAAGACGGTACGTCGTTGCAGGGCTGGTTGTTGCCAGGCAGCTCGGACCGGGTGATCGTGCAGTCGCATTTCGGCGTTCAGTGCAACCGGGGCGGTTGGACGCCGCGCGGCAAGGGGCCCATCAAACCCTGGAAAACGGACATTCGGTTTCTGCGGCAAGCGACCTACCTGGTCGAGCAGGGTTACTCCGTATTGATGTACGATTTCAGAGGCCATGGCGAAAGCGAGACTGGCCCGATTCCGTGGGTTTCCTGGGGGCCGGAGGAGGCCAAGGACGTCGTTGCCGCTGTCGACTTCATTGGCGAGCGCTTTCCGTCAGCCCGAGTTGGCTTGTTGTCGATCTGCATGGGCTCGGCTGCCACCACCTACGCCTACGGGCGCGAAGACGGTTTGGCGTCCCGTTCGAGCATCAAAGCGCTGATTGCGGTGCAACCGCTGCGCTACCGTTGCTTCATGGATGCGCTGGGCATGCCGGGATTCATGGCGCGTGCCGGAGAGCGGGTGAGCACGCAACGGCTGGGTTTCGACCTCGGAGAACCCAATTTCGTCGACCACGCGGCGGCGATCAACGTGCCGACGCGCGTCGTGCAGAACCGCAATGACCCGTGGACGCAGCTGGATATGGTCGAGGCCTACTACCAGGCGCTCGCGGTCGAGAAGGACCTGAGCTGGCTCGACCTGGAGGCCAGTCGATTCGCAGCTTACGACCACCTGGGTACACACCCCGCTGGTGTGTTGTCCTGGTTCGACTCCTACCTGTGAGGCAAACAGGATGTGGACTGTAATCAAGTGGGCCATTCCGACCATCGTGCTGATCGCGCTGGTCGGTGCGCTACTGACCAAGAAGACCTTCCGCATCGAGCACGACGTTGCTGCGCCCCCAGAGGTGGTCTGGCAGGTGTTGATGGACACGGCAGCCTACCCGGAGTGGAACCCGGTGTTCATCGCCGTGGACGGCGACTACGTCGAGGGCGCGTCGGTGGTCAACACCGTGCGTGACCCGTCGGTAAGCGAGACGGACATGCGTGCCAAGGTGCGAACCGTCAGCGCCGCCGCCGAGCTCCGTCAGAGCGGCGGCATGCCTGGGATCATCACCTTCGACCACCGCTGGCTGCTCGAGCCGATCGACGGTGGTACACGCATCGTGCAGCACGAAACCGATCGCGGCATCGGCTTGTGGTTCTGGAATTCAGACTGGATTGAACCGGCTTACACGAAGACCAGTGAAGCGCTCGGACGGCGCGCCGAGGCGCTCACGCGCTAGTCGGGTCACACAAGGGCCGCGCACGGGTGAAGCGAGCCAGTAACCACGCCTCCCCAATCGCGGCGCGACGCCTGGTTGCGGTGATGACGCGCGCCACCACACGCAGCCCCTGCGTGTCGAGCACTGCCGCCGGACGTGAACTATTTTCGGTGTCTCGGGTGCTGAAACCAACCGCTCCCCTCACGATTGCTCGGAATCCCCAATGACCGAAAAACACTACCGGGTCGGCCAACTGGCTGACTCGCAACCCGAACCCACACAATTCGAACCGAAACCTTTCAAGAAAGGCCGCCCCCCGGAGCCGCTGAGCTTCGAGGTGGTGATGACCGCCGAGGCAACCGAGAAGCAGCGCAAGACCGGCGTGGTCCAGGTCAACATCCCAGGCTTTTCGCCAGTGCGGTTTTTCTGTGACGAGGACATACCGGTGGGAGACGACACCGCACCGCCGCCGCTGGCCTACATGTGCGCCGGCATCGGCTTTTGCCTGATGACACATTTGACCGACATCTACACCGCCCGAAAAATCAGCATCAGGTCGATGAAGCTCGAGCAGCGCGTGGGCTTCAACACCAACCTGAGCAACATGCGCCAGCTCGGGCACATGACCGAGGGTAAGACCGAGCACATCGAGACGCACGTGCTGATCGAGAGTGACGAGCCCGAGGAGCGGATCCGCGACCTCATGGAGGAAGCTGAAAACGCGTGCATGGCGCACTTCGCGCTGCGCAACCCGATTCCTTGGCGCTCACGACTGCTGCACAACGGCAAGGAACTGATCAACCACAGCGGTTGACACCTATCACTCTGGTCTCCCGTGGCGGTGCGCGGAGGCCGCCACGACAGCGGCCAGGCGTCAGCGCGGGTGGACGCGCACCGGGTAGGGCTTGCCGGTGACACGGTGGAACGCCACACCGATCAGCACCAGCGCGACGGCGCCGAGCAGCACGGGCACCAGCACGAACAACCAGCCCGGATCGAGCAACGACACCACAATCGGGTTGGCGCCGGCGGGCGGGTGGGTGACGCGCAACAAGACCATCGCCGCGACCGCCAAACCGACGCCGAGCGCGGGCGACCAGGCGAAGTCGGGCAACGCGGCAATCACGAGCAGCCCGGCGCCCGCCGAGACGGCGTGCCCGAACACCACGTTCGCCGGCTGCGCCAGCGGTGCCGACGGCAAGGCGAAGATAAGCACGCAACTCGCGCCAAACGGCGCGATCAGCAACGCTATCGACAACAGCCCGTCGAGCGTGATCAACGCACCGATGGCGAGAAAACTGCCCACCCCGGCAACCAGAGCGCTGCCCGCGCTGGCGGGCGGGAGTGCTCGCGCGAACATGACGGAGAGTCGCCGGTAGGGGGCTTTGGCATCCGCGCCCTCACCTGTCACCATGGATCGAGTCCTCTGATTTCCATTGACCGCTGTGCAACCGCACCGCCGCAGGCCAGTGTAGTGCGCGCATCGACGATTCACAGCAAAAAAACCGACGTCTACCGTCTCGTCCACGTGATCCAGAACCATGTTGATACGCCATCTGCACTACTTCACGACCTTGGCGCGTGAGGGGCACTTCGCCAAGGCCGCTCAGGCTTGCAATATCTCACAGCCGGCGTTGTCCTCGGCACTGCGCAAGCTGGAATCCGACTTCGGCGCACGCTTGATTGACCGCGACCACAGCTTTCTCGGCCTGACCCCTGAGGGCAAACGCGTGCTGCTGTGGGCGCAGCAGATCCTGCTGGATTTCGAGAGCCTCAAGCTCGATCTCACAGACCGTGCCGCTGACCTGCAGGGCACATTGCGCATCGGCGTGGTACCTGCTGCAACGGCGCTTGTCGGCTTGCTCGTCGAGTATTTCCTGAGTGCGCACCCCAATGCCGCTATCGATTTCCAGGAGACCAGCTCACGGCAGATTCAAACCGGGCTGGACAGCCTCGAGCTGCACGGCGGCTTGACCTACCTCGACAACGAGCCCCTGCAACGCGTGCTCACCTTCCCCGTTTTCGTCGAACGCGACGTCGTGCTGGCGGCCCGGGGCCATTTCACCTCCGAGAAACCGGTGTCGTGGCGACAACTTGCACGTGAGCCGCTCTGCTTGCTGAACCGGGACATGCAGAACCGGCGCATCCTTGACGCCGCAGCCCGTCGCCACCGCGTTGCCCTCTCGCCCGGCATCACAGCCAACTCGTTCCTCGCGTTGAGCACACTGGTGCAACGCGGCGGCTGGGTCAGCGTCGTCCCCGAAACCTTGCTCGGCCGACTCGGCGCACCAGAGGATTTCGATGTGCGACCGATCGCAAACGACACGAATCGTCACGCCATCGGGCTGGTGGTCCCCGATCGACAGCCGATGTCAAAACTCACGCGCGCCG contains the following coding sequences:
- a CDS encoding OsmC family protein, which produces MTEKHYRVGQLADSQPEPTQFEPKPFKKGRPPEPLSFEVVMTAEATEKQRKTGVVQVNIPGFSPVRFFCDEDIPVGDDTAPPPLAYMCAGIGFCLMTHLTDIYTARKISIRSMKLEQRVGFNTNLSNMRQLGHMTEGKTEHIETHVLIESDEPEERIRDLMEEAENACMAHFALRNPIPWRSRLLHNGKELINHSG
- a CDS encoding alpha/beta fold hydrolase, giving the protein MIGNVVSNMMVKPGQSPLFDTPAAHGLAFEDVRFSAEDGTSLQGWLLPGSSDRVIVQSHFGVQCNRGGWTPRGKGPIKPWKTDIRFLRQATYLVEQGYSVLMYDFRGHGESETGPIPWVSWGPEEAKDVVAAVDFIGERFPSARVGLLSICMGSAATTYAYGREDGLASRSSIKALIAVQPLRYRCFMDALGMPGFMARAGERVSTQRLGFDLGEPNFVDHAAAINVPTRVVQNRNDPWTQLDMVEAYYQALAVEKDLSWLDLEASRFAAYDHLGTHPAGVLSWFDSYL
- a CDS encoding helix-turn-helix domain-containing protein, with the protein product MSESETHQRIIAAAIRCFVHFGVRKSAMADIAEEAGVSRQTLYDAFGSKDALIRAAIRAITTQAIANIERRWASSKGLADQLDVFLDETVVRSFDLLQTARDPDDLISGHNAAGADAIAESHARHGTLMTTVLARHSDTLRAQGLTPEQFAHYVVSVAMGFKYVKDRSELMRLMAALRASVIATVGESPTPH
- a CDS encoding HPP family protein, with the translated sequence MVTGEGADAKAPYRRLSVMFARALPPASAGSALVAGVGSFLAIGALITLDGLLSIALLIAPFGASCVLIFALPSAPLAQPANVVFGHAVSAGAGLLVIAALPDFAWSPALGVGLAVAAMVLLRVTHPPAGANPIVVSLLDPGWLFVLVPVLLGAVALVLIGVAFHRVTGKPYPVRVHPR
- a CDS encoding SRPBCC domain-containing protein, whose translation is MWTVIKWAIPTIVLIALVGALLTKKTFRIEHDVAAPPEVVWQVLMDTAAYPEWNPVFIAVDGDYVEGASVVNTVRDPSVSETDMRAKVRTVSAAAELRQSGGMPGIITFDHRWLLEPIDGGTRIVQHETDRGIGLWFWNSDWIEPAYTKTSEALGRRAEALTR
- a CDS encoding LysR family transcriptional regulator, which codes for MLIRHLHYFTTLAREGHFAKAAQACNISQPALSSALRKLESDFGARLIDRDHSFLGLTPEGKRVLLWAQQILLDFESLKLDLTDRAADLQGTLRIGVVPAATALVGLLVEYFLSAHPNAAIDFQETSSRQIQTGLDSLELHGGLTYLDNEPLQRVLTFPVFVERDVVLAARGHFTSEKPVSWRQLAREPLCLLNRDMQNRRILDAAARRHRVALSPGITANSFLALSTLVQRGGWVSVVPETLLGRLGAPEDFDVRPIANDTNRHAIGLVVPDRQPMSKLTRAVFSAVFNSDIAQAFDAEQTPTQ